One genomic window of Tatumella citrea includes the following:
- the wecC gene encoding UDP-N-acetyl-D-mannosamine dehydrogenase encodes MSFKTISVVGLGYIGLPTAVVLASEKTNVIGVDINPQTVDIINRGEIHIVEPDLAEKVAEAVSGGYLRASTSPQPADAFLIAVPTPFRDQHQPDLSYVRTAAESVAGVLKKGDLVILESTCPVGSTGQMAGWLAALRPDLLFPQHSQQPDIHIAYCPERVLPGKIMSELVNNDRVIGGMTPACSARARQLYQQFVRGECVVTDDRTAEMCKLTENSFRDVNIAFANELSMICHEQQINVWQLIALANRHPRVNILQPGPGVGGHCIAVDPWFIVAQNPQQSRLIRTARQVNDSKPEWVVNQVKQQLADCLNTTSQRATEITIACFGLSFKADIDDLRESPALNVVQMISQWHQGPVLAVEPNITQLPSLLSGEVMLVDSEAALQQADILVMLVDHRQFKTIDQQLLAGHRIVDTRGIWV; translated from the coding sequence ATGAGTTTTAAAACAATTTCTGTTGTCGGCCTTGGCTATATTGGTCTGCCAACAGCAGTAGTGCTTGCCTCTGAGAAAACAAATGTCATTGGGGTCGATATCAACCCACAGACAGTAGATATTATCAATCGTGGTGAAATACACATTGTGGAACCCGATCTGGCAGAGAAAGTGGCAGAAGCGGTTAGCGGCGGATATTTACGGGCATCGACTTCCCCGCAGCCGGCCGATGCATTTCTGATTGCGGTCCCTACGCCATTCCGTGATCAACACCAGCCTGATTTAAGCTATGTCCGTACTGCGGCTGAGTCTGTTGCCGGAGTACTGAAAAAAGGTGATCTGGTGATACTCGAATCTACCTGCCCGGTCGGGAGTACCGGACAGATGGCGGGATGGCTGGCGGCACTCCGCCCTGATCTGCTGTTTCCGCAACATAGCCAGCAACCCGATATCCATATTGCTTACTGCCCTGAGCGGGTACTGCCGGGCAAAATTATGAGTGAGCTGGTGAACAATGACCGTGTCATCGGGGGTATGACACCGGCGTGTTCCGCCAGAGCGCGCCAGCTGTATCAGCAGTTTGTCCGCGGGGAGTGTGTCGTGACCGATGACCGTACTGCCGAAATGTGTAAACTGACCGAGAACAGTTTCCGGGACGTTAACATCGCTTTTGCTAACGAACTGTCGATGATTTGTCACGAACAGCAGATAAATGTATGGCAACTGATTGCACTGGCTAACCGCCATCCGCGGGTGAATATCCTGCAACCAGGCCCGGGCGTCGGTGGTCATTGTATTGCAGTCGATCCCTGGTTTATTGTGGCTCAGAACCCACAGCAGAGCCGGCTGATACGAACGGCACGCCAGGTGAACGACAGTAAGCCTGAATGGGTGGTAAATCAGGTGAAGCAGCAACTGGCAGATTGCCTGAACACAACGTCACAACGTGCAACTGAGATTACTATCGCCTGTTTTGGATTGTCTTTTAAAGCCGATATTGATGATTTACGCGAAAGTCCGGCACTGAATGTGGTACAGATGATTAGCCAGTGGCATCAGGGGCCGGTGCTGGCTGTCGAACCCAATATTACGCAACTGCCGTCGTTGCTGTCAGGCGAGGTTATGCTGGTCGACAGTGAAGCCGCTTTGCAACAGGCAGATATTCTGGTCATGCTGGTTGACCACCGGCAATTTAAAACGATTGATCAGCAGCTATTGGCCGGACACCGGATAGTTGATACCCGTGGCATTTGGGTTTAG
- the wecB gene encoding non-hydrolyzing UDP-N-acetylglucosamine 2-epimerase, translating to MKVLTVFGTRPEAIKMAPLVNALAADKEINSRLCVTAQHREMLDQVLRLFSLQPDYDLDIMRPGQDLTMLTCRILEGMQQVLSDFRPDIVLVHGDTTTTMAVSLAAYYQRITLGHVEAGLRTGNLLSPWPEEGNRKVAGHLARFHFAPTERSRQNLLRENIPAEQVFVTGNTVIDALLWVRDKICSDEVLSQQLATRYPFLESGRPMILVTGHRRESFGGGFERICSALAELAVRHPQVQIVYPVHLNPNVSTPVKQILSGISNIYLIEPQDYLPFVWLMNKAHLILTDSGGIQEEAPALGIPVLVMRDTTERPEAVDAGTVRLVGTDSDKIVAEASRLLQHSDAWRQMSRAHNPYGDGLACREIIKILKQHRVNL from the coding sequence GTGAAAGTATTGACGGTATTTGGCACGCGCCCTGAAGCGATAAAAATGGCTCCTCTGGTTAATGCTCTGGCCGCCGATAAAGAGATTAATTCCCGGTTGTGTGTGACAGCTCAGCACCGCGAAATGCTCGATCAGGTTCTGAGACTATTCAGCCTGCAACCCGATTATGATTTGGATATTATGCGGCCAGGTCAGGATCTTACGATGCTGACTTGTCGTATTCTGGAAGGAATGCAGCAGGTATTATCAGACTTTCGCCCCGATATCGTGCTGGTGCATGGTGATACCACCACCACAATGGCGGTCAGTCTGGCAGCTTACTATCAACGAATCACCCTCGGACATGTGGAAGCTGGTTTGCGTACCGGAAATTTGCTTTCGCCCTGGCCGGAAGAGGGGAACCGAAAGGTTGCCGGTCACCTTGCCCGTTTCCATTTTGCACCCACGGAGCGTTCGCGACAAAATCTGCTACGGGAAAATATTCCAGCGGAACAGGTCTTTGTCACCGGTAATACGGTGATTGATGCATTGCTGTGGGTCAGGGACAAAATCTGCAGTGATGAGGTACTTAGTCAGCAGTTGGCGACACGTTATCCATTCCTGGAAAGCGGACGACCGATGATTCTGGTCACCGGCCACCGGCGTGAAAGCTTCGGCGGAGGATTTGAACGTATTTGCAGTGCCCTGGCAGAACTTGCTGTTCGCCATCCTCAGGTGCAAATCGTTTATCCGGTACACCTTAATCCGAATGTCAGTACCCCGGTAAAGCAGATACTCAGCGGCATCAGTAATATCTATCTTATTGAGCCCCAGGATTATCTGCCTTTTGTCTGGCTGATGAATAAAGCTCATCTGATTCTGACCGACTCGGGCGGAATACAGGAGGAGGCTCCGGCATTAGGGATTCCGGTGCTGGTAATGCGTGACACGACTGAACGTCCGGAAGCGGTGGATGCCGGAACCGTGCGGTTAGTGGGCACAGACAGCGATAAAATCGTCGCGGAAGCTTCGCGATTATTACAACACTCCGATGCCTGGCGGCAGATGAGCCGGGCCCATAACCCTTATGGTGACGGGCTGGCCTGCCGGGAAATTATAAAGATATTAAAACAGCACAGAGTAAATTTATGA
- a CDS encoding Wzz/FepE/Etk N-terminal domain-containing protein, with translation MVSPSVENELNIPLLVSRLWRGKGWIIGLAVAGVLLAAGYAQWATQVWSATAIVDRPSVSQIAPYYTQRQLLATLEDSHTPAAAAATITDEAYQEFLLQLASWDSRRDFWLQSEYFHRQLNQHEGQRAVILNKLIGNIRFQAAEPLRGTRDTLVLLADNAPDSAKLLNQYVQFASQRAIHSLNSNLNEEWQNAWQLHQNELIRQKAAVDALQGETADKHGIAAASDEGTVSLAEDYQQNKALLDSLKPTPVLSDDIQTWRYLRSPEPPVSPESPRLLLLMALWGMTGLFIGAVIAIARR, from the coding sequence ATGGTGTCTCCCTCTGTGGAAAATGAATTAAACATTCCACTACTGGTCAGTCGGTTGTGGCGGGGTAAGGGCTGGATAATTGGCCTGGCAGTGGCAGGAGTATTGCTAGCCGCAGGCTATGCGCAATGGGCTACTCAGGTATGGAGTGCCACAGCGATTGTTGACCGTCCTTCGGTTAGCCAGATAGCGCCTTACTATACTCAGCGCCAGTTACTGGCGACACTGGAAGACAGCCATACGCCTGCTGCCGCTGCTGCGACGATCACTGACGAAGCTTATCAGGAGTTTTTATTGCAGCTCGCGTCCTGGGATAGTCGCCGTGATTTCTGGTTACAGTCAGAGTATTTTCACCGACAACTTAATCAGCATGAAGGCCAACGTGCTGTCATCCTGAATAAGCTTATCGGCAATATTCGTTTTCAGGCTGCTGAACCGCTGCGGGGTACCCGTGATACTCTGGTTTTACTGGCTGATAATGCCCCGGATTCCGCAAAGTTGCTCAACCAGTATGTGCAGTTTGCCAGTCAGCGGGCGATTCACAGCCTGAACAGTAATCTGAATGAAGAGTGGCAGAATGCCTGGCAGTTGCACCAGAACGAACTGATCAGGCAGAAGGCTGCAGTGGATGCTTTGCAGGGAGAGACTGCGGATAAGCACGGAATTGCTGCAGCCTCTGATGAAGGTACGGTTTCTCTTGCTGAAGATTATCAGCAAAATAAAGCGTTACTGGATAGCCTGAAGCCAACGCCGGTACTGTCTGATGATATTCAGACATGGCGCTACCTGCGCTCACCGGAACCCCCTGTCAGCCCTGAAAGTCCGCGTCTGTTATTATTAATGGCATTGTGGGGAATGACCGGGTTGTTTATCGGGGCGGTCATCGCCATTGCCCGCCGGTAA
- the wecA gene encoding UDP-N-acetylglucosamine--undecaprenyl-phosphate N-acetylglucosaminephosphotransferase → MSTELGLTFLFSLVFLFFARKIAKKVGLVDKPDSRKRHQGAVPLVGGISVFAGICFALILTSSYQPHVVLYLCCSGVLVLVGALDDRYDISVKLRAVVQAFVAIAMMAGAHHYLVSFGYILGPVELNVGPFGYLLTLFAVWAAINAFNMVDGIDGLLGGLSSVSFGALGIILYLKGQHSLAFWCFAMIAATIPYILLNLGILGRRYKVFMGDAGSTMIGFTVIWLLLETTQGENHDLHPVTALWIIAIPLMDMVAIMYRRLHKGMSPFSADRQHIHHLIMRAGFSSRQAFVLITLAAALLAAIGVIGESVPWIPEWVMMLLFLLAFSVYGYCLKHAWRVVRLVRRIKRRWHNFRHARENQI, encoded by the coding sequence ATGAGTACTGAACTCGGACTGACTTTCCTGTTTTCGCTGGTTTTTTTGTTCTTTGCCCGCAAAATAGCTAAAAAAGTTGGTTTGGTTGATAAACCGGACTCCCGAAAACGTCATCAGGGCGCAGTGCCGCTGGTCGGAGGTATTTCGGTATTTGCGGGTATTTGTTTTGCACTGATCCTGACCAGCAGCTATCAGCCGCATGTTGTTCTGTATCTGTGTTGTTCCGGAGTTCTGGTCCTGGTAGGCGCACTGGATGATCGCTACGACATCAGCGTGAAATTACGTGCGGTGGTTCAGGCGTTTGTCGCCATTGCGATGATGGCCGGGGCACACCATTATCTGGTCAGTTTTGGTTATATACTGGGGCCTGTAGAACTCAACGTCGGTCCTTTCGGCTACCTTTTGACTTTGTTCGCAGTCTGGGCCGCAATTAATGCTTTCAATATGGTGGATGGCATCGACGGGTTGCTCGGTGGGTTGTCCTCTGTCAGCTTCGGTGCTTTAGGCATCATCCTTTACCTGAAAGGGCAACACAGCCTGGCTTTCTGGTGTTTCGCGATGATAGCCGCCACTATTCCTTATATCTTACTCAACCTGGGCATACTCGGCCGCCGTTATAAAGTGTTTATGGGCGATGCCGGCAGCACGATGATCGGTTTTACCGTCATCTGGCTGTTACTGGAAACCACCCAGGGAGAGAACCATGATCTTCACCCGGTAACGGCGTTATGGATTATTGCTATCCCGCTGATGGATATGGTGGCGATTATGTACCGGCGGTTGCATAAAGGAATGAGCCCGTTTTCAGCCGATCGTCAGCACATTCACCATCTTATTATGCGTGCCGGTTTCTCCTCCCGTCAGGCGTTTGTACTGATTACCCTTGCGGCTGCGCTGCTGGCTGCTATCGGGGTGATCGGCGAGAGTGTGCCCTGGATACCTGAATGGGTCATGATGTTACTGTTCCTGCTGGCATTTTCAGTCTACGGCTATTGCCTGAAGCATGCATGGCGGGTCGTCCGTCTGGTCCGCAGAATTAAACGTCGCTGGCATAATTTCCGCCATGCCCGTGAAAATCAGATTTAA
- the rho gene encoding transcription termination factor Rho — translation MNLTELKNTPVSELITLGENMGLENLARMRKQDIIFAILKQHAKSGEDIFGDGVLEILQDGFGFLRSADSSYLAGPDDIYVSPSQIRRFNLRTGDTIAGKIRPPKEGERYFALLKVNEVNYDKPENARNKILFENLTPLHANNRLRMERGNGSTEDITARVLDLASPIGRGQRGLIVAPPKAGKTMLLQNIAQSLAYNYPDCELMVLLIDERPEEVTEMQRLVKGEVVASTFDEPASRHVQVAEMVIEKAKRLVEHKKDVIILLDSITRLARAYNTVVPASGKVLTGGVDANALHRPKRFFGAARNVEEGGSLTIIATALVDTGSKMDEVIYEEFKGTGNMELHLSRKIAEKRVFPAIDYNRSGTRKEELLTTPEELQKMWILRKIIHPMGEIDAMEFLINKLAMTKTNEEFFDMMKRS, via the coding sequence ATGAATCTTACCGAACTAAAAAATACGCCGGTGTCTGAGCTGATTACTCTCGGCGAAAATATGGGGTTGGAAAACCTCGCGCGTATGCGCAAACAGGACATCATTTTTGCCATCCTTAAGCAGCACGCAAAGAGTGGCGAAGACATCTTTGGTGATGGTGTGCTGGAGATATTACAGGATGGATTTGGTTTCCTCCGTTCAGCCGACAGTTCCTACCTGGCAGGCCCGGATGATATTTATGTTTCTCCAAGCCAGATTCGTCGCTTTAACCTGCGTACGGGTGACACCATCGCCGGTAAAATTCGCCCGCCAAAAGAAGGTGAACGCTATTTTGCCCTGCTGAAAGTCAACGAAGTCAACTACGACAAGCCCGAAAACGCCCGTAACAAAATCCTGTTTGAAAACCTTACCCCTCTGCATGCCAATAACCGCCTGCGTATGGAACGTGGTAACGGTTCAACAGAAGATATTACTGCCCGTGTTCTGGACCTGGCATCGCCAATTGGTCGTGGTCAGCGTGGTCTGATTGTTGCACCACCTAAAGCCGGTAAAACCATGCTGCTGCAGAATATCGCTCAGAGCCTGGCGTATAACTACCCTGATTGTGAGCTGATGGTGCTGCTGATTGACGAACGTCCTGAAGAAGTTACCGAGATGCAGCGACTGGTTAAAGGTGAAGTTGTTGCTTCAACCTTTGACGAACCTGCTTCCCGCCACGTTCAGGTTGCTGAAATGGTCATCGAAAAGGCCAAGCGCCTGGTCGAACACAAAAAAGATGTCATCATCCTGCTGGACTCAATTACCCGTCTGGCTCGTGCGTACAACACCGTTGTTCCTGCTTCCGGTAAAGTACTGACGGGTGGTGTGGATGCCAATGCTCTGCATCGTCCTAAGCGTTTCTTTGGTGCTGCACGTAATGTGGAAGAGGGCGGAAGCCTGACCATTATCGCCACTGCGCTGGTAGATACCGGCTCTAAAATGGATGAAGTTATCTATGAAGAGTTTAAAGGTACCGGCAACATGGAACTGCATCTGTCACGTAAAATCGCTGAAAAACGTGTTTTCCCTGCAATTGATTACAATCGTTCAGGAACACGTAAAGAAGAGTTACTGACAACGCCAGAAGAACTGCAGAAAATGTGGATTCTGCGCAAAATTATCCACCCAATGGGTGAGATTGACGCCATGGAATTCCTGATTAATAAGCTGGCGATGACCAAAACTAACGAAGAATTCTTCGACATGATGAAACGTTCGTAA
- the trxA gene encoding thioredoxin TrxA — translation MSSDKIVHLTDNSFETDVLKADGVTLVDFWAEWCGPCKMIAPILDEVAEEYQGKLTVAKLNIDDNPGTAPKYGIRGIPTLLLFKDGEVAATKVGALSKGQLKEFLNANLG, via the coding sequence ATGAGCAGCGATAAAATCGTTCACTTGACCGACAACAGTTTCGAAACCGACGTCCTGAAAGCTGACGGTGTGACACTGGTAGATTTCTGGGCTGAATGGTGCGGCCCTTGCAAAATGATCGCGCCAATTCTGGATGAAGTTGCCGAAGAATATCAGGGCAAACTGACCGTCGCGAAACTGAATATTGATGACAACCCGGGCACAGCACCGAAGTATGGCATCCGTGGTATTCCGACCCTGCTGTTATTTAAAGACGGCGAAGTCGCAGCCACTAAAGTGGGTGCTTTATCTAAAGGTCAGCTGAAAGAGTTCCTGAACGCTAACCTGGGCTAA
- the rhlB gene encoding ATP-dependent RNA helicase RhlB, with the protein MSKTHLTEKKFSDFALHPKVVEALDNKGFQYCTPIQALALPYTLSGHDIAGQAQTGTGKTMAFLTSTFHYLLSHPVAEGHKVNQPRALIMAPTRELAVQIHADAEPLATNTGLRLGLAYGGDGYDKQLKVLEQGVDILIGTTGRLIDYAKQNYIDLSAIQVVVLDEADRMFDLGFIKDIRWLFRRMPAANQRLNMLFSATLSWRVRELAFEHMNNAEYVEVEPEQKTGHRIKEELFYPSNEEKMRLLQSLVEEEWPDRAIIFANTKHRCEDVWGHLAADGHRVGLLTGDVPQKKRLRILEDFTKGQLDILVATDVAARGLHIPEVTHVFNYDLPDDREDYVHRIGRTGRAGASGHSISLACEEYALNLPAIEEYIGHSIPVSKYNSEALLTDLPAPKRLARRPSNNNRRGNNNNRRSGPPRNNNRKRSG; encoded by the coding sequence ATGAGCAAAACACACTTAACAGAAAAGAAGTTTTCCGACTTCGCCCTGCACCCTAAGGTAGTTGAAGCCCTTGATAATAAAGGATTTCAGTACTGTACACCGATTCAGGCATTAGCACTGCCTTATACCCTTTCAGGGCATGATATCGCGGGTCAGGCGCAAACCGGTACGGGTAAAACGATGGCGTTCCTGACGTCAACGTTCCATTATTTGCTGTCTCATCCGGTGGCCGAAGGCCACAAAGTGAATCAGCCTCGGGCATTAATCATGGCTCCAACCCGCGAACTGGCGGTACAGATCCATGCAGATGCCGAGCCTCTGGCCACAAACACCGGGTTGCGACTCGGCCTGGCCTATGGCGGAGATGGCTATGATAAACAACTGAAAGTCCTGGAACAGGGTGTAGATATTCTGATTGGTACAACCGGACGGTTGATTGATTATGCCAAACAGAACTACATCGATCTCAGTGCCATTCAGGTTGTGGTTCTGGATGAAGCCGATCGCATGTTCGATCTGGGCTTTATCAAAGATATCCGCTGGTTGTTCCGCCGTATGCCTGCGGCAAATCAGCGACTGAATATGCTGTTTTCTGCCACCCTGTCATGGCGGGTTCGGGAACTGGCATTTGAGCATATGAATAATGCAGAATATGTCGAAGTTGAACCTGAACAGAAAACAGGTCACCGCATAAAAGAAGAGCTGTTCTACCCTTCAAACGAAGAGAAGATGCGCTTACTGCAATCCCTGGTTGAAGAAGAGTGGCCAGACCGTGCGATTATTTTCGCCAACACCAAACATCGTTGTGAAGATGTCTGGGGACACCTGGCAGCAGACGGTCACCGCGTTGGTTTGTTAACCGGTGATGTACCGCAGAAAAAACGCCTGCGGATCCTGGAAGACTTTACTAAAGGTCAGTTGGACATTCTGGTGGCTACCGATGTCGCGGCGCGCGGGTTGCATATCCCGGAAGTGACCCATGTATTTAACTACGATTTACCGGATGACCGTGAAGATTACGTCCACCGGATTGGTCGTACCGGCAGAGCCGGTGCCAGCGGGCACTCTATCAGCCTGGCATGCGAAGAATACGCACTGAATTTACCGGCAATTGAGGAATATATCGGCCACAGTATTCCGGTAAGTAAATATAACAGTGAAGCTTTATTGACGGATTTACCTGCACCAAAACGTCTGGCTCGTCGCCCGTCGAACAATAACCGCAGGGGCAACAATAATAACCGTCGTAGTGGGCCTCCACGTAACAATAACCGTAAACGTTCAGGTTAA
- the gppA gene encoding guanosine-5'-triphosphate,3'-diphosphate diphosphatase codes for MQNASSLYAAIDLGSNSFHMLVVREISGSIQTVARIKRKVRLATGLSQDNHLSDEAMTRGWQCLRLFAEQLQDIPASQIRVVATATLRLATNAQQFLSTAENILGCPVEVISGEEEARLIYQGVAHTTGGSDQRLVVDIGGGSTELVTGSGSDTTALFSLSMGCVTWLERYFTDRYLTRENFEQAELAAREKIRQVAPVLREKGWEICVGASGTVQALQEIMVAQGMDEQITLSKLRQLKQRAIQCGKLEELEIEGLTLERALVFPSGLSILIAVFQELQIDSMTLAGGALREGLVYGMLNLPIDKDIRTRTLHNVQRRFAIDGEQAHRVQQLADVFFRQVSQSWKLDARCRELLLSACAIHEIGLSVDHRHAPQHAAYLVRSLDLPGYTPAQKKLISSLLQNQQGSIDLALLTRQNALPPRLAERICRLLRLAIIFSSRRRDDTLPAVRLQASDEAMHLTLPAGWLEAHPLRAEFLEQECHYQSYVHWLLTLG; via the coding sequence ATGCAGAACGCATCATCACTTTATGCTGCTATTGATTTAGGTTCTAACAGCTTTCATATGCTGGTGGTGCGTGAAATCTCGGGAAGCATTCAGACTGTTGCCCGAATCAAACGTAAAGTGCGGCTGGCGACCGGCCTGAGTCAGGATAATCATCTGTCTGACGAGGCTATGACCCGTGGCTGGCAATGTTTGCGGCTGTTTGCAGAACAACTTCAGGATATCCCGGCAAGTCAGATTCGTGTGGTCGCTACGGCAACTTTGCGCCTGGCAACCAATGCTCAGCAGTTTCTTTCCACCGCGGAGAACATTCTGGGATGCCCTGTTGAAGTCATCAGTGGTGAGGAAGAAGCACGACTGATCTATCAGGGTGTAGCTCATACCACCGGAGGCTCTGATCAGCGTCTGGTGGTGGATATTGGTGGCGGCAGTACCGAATTAGTGACCGGGTCCGGTTCAGATACGACAGCACTATTCAGTCTGTCTATGGGTTGTGTGACCTGGCTGGAACGCTACTTCACCGACCGTTATCTGACCCGTGAAAATTTCGAACAGGCAGAGCTGGCGGCAAGAGAAAAAATCCGTCAGGTAGCTCCTGTTCTGCGTGAAAAAGGCTGGGAAATCTGTGTCGGTGCGTCCGGAACCGTTCAGGCATTGCAGGAAATCATGGTAGCTCAGGGGATGGATGAGCAGATCACCCTCAGCAAACTCCGGCAACTGAAACAACGCGCCATTCAGTGTGGCAAACTTGAAGAGCTGGAAATTGAAGGGCTCACTCTTGAGCGCGCGCTGGTATTCCCCAGTGGCTTATCTATTCTGATTGCGGTCTTTCAGGAATTGCAGATTGACAGTATGACCCTGGCAGGTGGCGCATTGCGTGAAGGCCTGGTCTATGGAATGCTGAATCTGCCTATCGATAAAGATATTCGCACCCGCACCTTGCACAATGTTCAGCGTCGCTTTGCTATTGACGGAGAACAGGCGCACCGGGTACAGCAGCTGGCCGATGTTTTTTTTCGCCAGGTGAGTCAGAGCTGGAAGCTGGATGCCCGTTGTCGTGAGTTGCTACTCAGTGCCTGTGCAATTCATGAAATTGGCCTGAGTGTTGATCATCGCCATGCGCCGCAACATGCAGCCTACCTGGTTCGCTCTCTCGATTTACCCGGCTACACTCCCGCACAGAAAAAACTGATTTCTTCGCTGTTACAGAACCAGCAGGGAAGTATCGATCTGGCATTATTAACCCGGCAAAATGCATTGCCTCCACGCCTTGCGGAACGAATCTGTCGGTTACTTCGACTGGCGATTATTTTCTCCAGCCGTCGCCGGGATGATACTCTGCCGGCAGTCAGATTACAGGCCAGCGACGAAGCAATGCATCTGACGCTGCCTGCAGGCTGGCTTGAAGCTCACCCGTTACGGGCTGAATTCCTGGAGCAGGAATGCCATTACCAAAGTTATGTCCACTGGCTGCTGACTCTCGGCTGA